From the genome of Roseivivax sp. THAF197b:
ACCGGCACCGCCATTGACGAAATCGGGATCAGCAGCGGTCTCCTCGTCTGCCTGCGCACCTTCCTCAGGTGACAGATCGGGCCCGCCGTTGATGGCACGCACGTTGACGCCTTGGACGAGGTCATCGCCATCGCCCCCGAAGAGCGTATCGGCACCGGCATCGCCCCGGATCGTATCGGCCCCCTCGCGGCCATGGAGCGCATCCGCGCCAGCGCCACCGGAGAGAAGGTCATCGCCCAACCCGCCCTCAACGCTGTCCGCGCCATCGCCCCCCAGCAGCGTATCGTTCCCGTCATGGCCGAACAGCACATCCGCGCCGCTGCCGCCATCGAGGAGATCCGCACCGGCCTCGCCATGCAGGCTGTCCTGACCGGCCCCGCCCGAGAGGTCATCCGCATCTGCACCGCCGCGCAATTCGTCATCCCCGCCAAGGCCCTGCACACTGTCCTGTCCGGCTCCGCCCGAGATCTGATCGGTGACATCCGTGCCGGTGATCGCATCGGCATCGGCCGAGCCCGCGGTGATCAATCCGCCCTCGGGCGACATGGTCAGGCTCTGTGCTGCCGCGTCGAGGATCTGGGAACTGGCGGGGCTGGTTGTATCCGGGGAAACCGCGTCGGCCGGGGTCTCATCGGAGGCCGCGATTTCGTCCGCCTCTGCGTCCTCGGAGCTCGACTCCT
Proteins encoded in this window:
- a CDS encoding calcium-binding protein; protein product: MLFLAGLVGAMVVGSVAILSVVPEESSSEDAEADEIAASDETPADAVSPDTTSPASSQILDAAAQSLTMSPEGGLITAGSADADAITGTDVTDQISGGAGQDSVQGLGGDDELRGGADADDLSGGAGQDSLHGEAGADLLDGGSGADVLFGHDGNDTLLGGDGADSVEGGLGDDLLSGGAGADALHGREGADTIRGDAGADTLFGGDGDDLVQGVNVRAINGGPDLSPEEGAQADEETAADPDFVNGGAGDDILLLGDGDTGDGGAGADSFVTGYWMGADGAALADFSPSEDRMIVVYDDALGPPADLAFQTDPDAPDQVQLTSGDQLLATLPVADAPPLGDIILIAASEATSILNPA